The genomic segment agagtcagatgagctatttttgaggatattaatttgtgcttcaagagttttatgactTTCATCTAAACTCGACCATTTCTTTTGAAGCATAGAATTATTattctcaagactagcaattgagctaTTGGCCAAATTTATgtctttggtcaatttctcagccttctccttttctttagcaagaagttcctcgagttcaaggtttctctccttttcaaggatgagcaaatcTTCTTACTTCTCAAGGATCTCCTCTTGACCCTCTATTTTTTCCATAAGTTCTTTAAATTTAGACATGGTATTTTTACTTAAACCTTTAAGCATGCTTTCACAACCATTATCACTATcattatcactatctaggagcttggattgtgattttaccttgcgccctTTCGCTGtgagacacttgggagtgtcTTCATCACTCATATCGTCAAAGAGTGACTTTGTTGATGTAGAAGAgtggatggcgatggtggcgactccttcatcatcggagtcggagttagAGTCCCATTCCTCGCCAATTTgagcttgacccgaatacttcTTCTTCTGGGTTTTGTACTTATCTTTCTTGAATGGCTtgctcttcttttcttctttatcTTTTCCCTTCTGCTTGTTAGGATAATCGGCGATGAAGTGGCCAAc from the Phragmites australis chromosome 19, lpPhrAust1.1, whole genome shotgun sequence genome contains:
- the LOC133900209 gene encoding uncharacterized protein LOC133900209, whose translation is MKKEGFNKYKKDMPKRRTSKRACYECGEVGHFIADYPNKQKGKDKEEKKSKPFKKDKYKTQKKKYSGQAQIGEEWDSNSDSDDEGVATIAIHSSTSTKSLFDDMSDEDTPKCLTAKGRKVKSQSKLLDSDNDSDNGCESMLKGLSKNTMSKFKELMEKIEGQEEILEK